A single window of Streptomyces sp. NBC_00464 DNA harbors:
- a CDS encoding SURF1 family protein: MYRFLLTPRWWGINLFVVLAIPFCVFMGTWQLGRFEDRVQTHEAAEKQPAPGTMAAEPLDELLPVDTVTSGRPATASGRYADQFLVPGRKLDDRSGFYVLDMLRTDSGKALPVVRGWLPGKAGHTQVPAAPTGRVTVTGDLQASENTGTDGVDAKGGLPDGQVGMISAASLVNLVPYDVYDAWVTLQDTDARTGASGTGASGTGDAALTDTPGKGSGELRPVPAAAAQGSGLDLKAFQNLGYTGEWFVFAAFVVFMWFRLLRREAEAARDLKLGLIADEDIPENTEAPRAG, encoded by the coding sequence GTGTACCGGTTCCTGCTGACCCCGCGATGGTGGGGGATCAACCTCTTCGTCGTGCTGGCCATCCCGTTCTGCGTGTTCATGGGCACCTGGCAGCTCGGCCGCTTCGAGGACCGCGTGCAGACGCACGAGGCCGCCGAGAAGCAGCCCGCGCCGGGCACGATGGCCGCCGAGCCGCTCGACGAGCTGCTGCCCGTCGACACGGTGACCTCCGGCCGCCCCGCCACCGCGAGCGGCCGGTACGCCGATCAGTTCCTGGTGCCCGGCCGGAAGCTGGACGACCGCAGCGGCTTCTACGTGCTGGACATGCTGCGCACCGACAGCGGCAAGGCCCTGCCGGTGGTGCGCGGCTGGCTGCCCGGGAAGGCCGGACACACCCAGGTGCCGGCCGCGCCGACCGGCCGGGTCACCGTGACCGGCGACCTCCAGGCCTCGGAGAACACGGGCACCGACGGGGTCGACGCGAAGGGCGGACTCCCCGACGGCCAGGTCGGCATGATCAGCGCCGCTTCCCTGGTCAACCTCGTGCCGTACGACGTCTACGACGCCTGGGTGACGCTCCAGGACACCGACGCCCGCACGGGTGCGTCCGGGACCGGCGCGTCCGGGACCGGCGACGCCGCCCTCACCGACACCCCGGGCAAGGGCAGCGGTGAGCTGCGTCCCGTACCGGCCGCCGCGGCCCAGGGCAGCGGGCTCGATCTGAAGGCGTTCCAGAACCTCGGCTACACCGGTGAGTGGTTCGTCTTCGCCGCGTTCGTGGTCTTCATGTGGTTCCGGCTGCTCCGCCGCGAGGCCGAAGCCGCCCGGGACCTGAAGCTCGGCCTGATCGCCGACGAGGACATCCCCGAGAACACCGAGGCCCCCCGCGCGGGCTGA
- a CDS encoding SigE family RNA polymerase sigma factor — MPVIAPMPAARPAGLPSQREGAEEAVAAGTTVDHLTETYRAHYRSLLGLAALLLDDTASCEDVVQEAFIRVHSARNRVREPEKTLAYLRQTVVNLSRSALRRRILGLKLLSKPMPDMASAEEGAYDQLERDALIKAMRGLQRRQREVLVLRYFADMTEAQVAETLGISLGSVKAYGSRGIAALRVVMEAQA, encoded by the coding sequence ATGCCGGTGATCGCGCCCATGCCCGCAGCGCGGCCTGCGGGGCTGCCGTCGCAGCGCGAGGGCGCTGAGGAGGCCGTGGCAGCCGGAACCACCGTCGACCATCTCACCGAGACCTACCGCGCCCACTACCGTTCGCTGCTCGGCCTCGCCGCCCTGCTGCTGGACGACACGGCCTCCTGTGAGGACGTCGTGCAGGAGGCGTTCATCCGTGTTCATTCGGCGCGCAACCGGGTACGCGAGCCGGAGAAGACGCTCGCGTACCTGCGCCAGACCGTCGTCAACCTCTCCCGCTCCGCGCTGCGCCGCCGCATCCTGGGGCTGAAGCTGCTCTCCAAGCCGATGCCGGACATGGCGAGCGCGGAGGAGGGGGCGTACGACCAGCTGGAGCGGGACGCGCTGATCAAAGCGATGCGGGGGCTGCAACGACGCCAGCGGGAGGTGCTGGTGCTGCGCTACTTCGCAGACATGACCGAGGCGCAGGTCGCCGAGACGCTGGGGATATCCCTGGGCTCGGTGAAGGCGTACGGCTCCCGCGGTATCGCGGCGCTGCGCGTGGTGATGGAGGCGCAGGCATGA
- a CDS encoding S9 family peptidase: MTETTGSTSDSIPAWEQRFRAPRVSLPDWAEDAPDRALFVSNATGTYELYAWDRSTGEQRQVTDRPNGTTDGVLTPDGEAVWWFSDTDGDEFGVWMRQPFRAGDEAAGDEPAAPGLDPSYPAGLAIGRDGTAVIGRSTDEDGTTVHVVRPGAAPVEIYRHRESAGVGDLSRDGSLIALEHTEHGDAMHSALRVVRPDGTTVAELDDTEGGTKELGLAVLGFAPVAGDTRLLVGHQRRGRWEPMIWDPVAGTQTDLAIDLPGDVGAEWYPDGSALLVEHGFEARSELWRYEPAAAGGALVRVETPAGSVSGATARPDGTVEYLWSSAAEPPVVRSTTGAVVLDPPGAKAPVSVPVEDVWVDGPGGRIHALVQRPAAPAEGPFPTVFEIHGGPTWHDSDAFAAGPAAWVDHGYAVVRVNYRGSTGYGRAWTDALKHRVGLIELEDIAAVREWAVKSGLADPAKLVLAGGSWGGYLTLLGLGTQPGDWAMGLAAVPVADYVTAYHDEMEALKAMDRTLLGGSPEEVPERFEASSPLTYVDAVRAPVYISAGVNDPRCPIRQVENYVDRLKGRDAVHEVYRYDAGHGSLVVEERIKQVRLELDFARRHLGDAWGGA, encoded by the coding sequence ATGACTGAGACCACTGGTTCGACGAGCGATTCCATTCCGGCGTGGGAGCAGCGCTTCCGGGCCCCCCGGGTGTCGCTGCCCGACTGGGCGGAGGATGCGCCGGACCGCGCGCTGTTCGTCTCCAATGCGACGGGGACGTACGAGCTCTACGCATGGGACCGGTCGACGGGCGAGCAGCGCCAGGTGACGGACCGGCCGAACGGGACGACGGACGGCGTGCTGACACCGGACGGCGAGGCGGTGTGGTGGTTCAGCGACACCGACGGGGACGAGTTCGGGGTGTGGATGCGCCAGCCGTTCCGCGCCGGCGACGAGGCGGCGGGGGACGAACCCGCGGCTCCCGGTCTCGATCCCTCCTACCCGGCCGGGCTCGCGATCGGACGGGACGGGACAGCGGTGATCGGCCGTTCGACGGACGAGGACGGCACGACGGTCCATGTCGTACGGCCCGGGGCAGCGCCCGTGGAGATCTACCGCCACCGTGAGTCGGCGGGGGTCGGCGACCTGTCGCGCGACGGCTCACTGATCGCGCTGGAGCACACCGAGCACGGCGACGCGATGCACTCCGCGCTGCGCGTGGTGCGCCCCGACGGGACCACGGTCGCGGAGCTGGACGACACCGAGGGGGGTACGAAGGAGCTCGGCCTCGCGGTCCTCGGCTTCGCACCGGTCGCCGGTGACACCCGGCTGCTGGTCGGGCACCAGCGGCGCGGCCGCTGGGAGCCGATGATCTGGGACCCGGTGGCGGGCACCCAGACGGACCTCGCCATCGACCTGCCCGGCGATGTCGGCGCCGAGTGGTATCCGGACGGCTCCGCGCTGCTGGTCGAGCACGGCTTCGAGGCCCGCAGCGAGCTCTGGCGGTACGAGCCGGCCGCGGCCGGCGGTGCCCTGGTGCGGGTGGAGACGCCCGCCGGTTCGGTCTCGGGTGCCACGGCCCGGCCGGACGGCACGGTGGAATACCTCTGGTCGTCGGCCGCCGAGCCGCCCGTCGTGCGCTCCACGACCGGTGCGGTGGTGCTCGATCCGCCCGGCGCGAAGGCCCCGGTGTCCGTGCCGGTCGAGGACGTGTGGGTGGACGGGCCCGGGGGCCGCATCCATGCGCTCGTCCAGCGCCCGGCCGCTCCGGCCGAGGGCCCGTTCCCGACCGTGTTCGAGATCCACGGCGGACCGACCTGGCACGACAGCGATGCCTTCGCGGCCGGGCCCGCCGCCTGGGTGGACCACGGCTATGCGGTCGTGCGGGTCAACTACCGCGGCTCGACGGGCTACGGACGGGCGTGGACGGACGCGCTCAAGCACCGGGTCGGCCTGATCGAGCTGGAGGACATCGCGGCGGTGCGGGAATGGGCGGTGAAGTCCGGCCTCGCGGACCCCGCGAAGCTGGTCCTGGCCGGCGGCTCCTGGGGCGGTTATCTGACGCTGCTCGGCCTCGGCACACAGCCCGGCGACTGGGCCATGGGCCTGGCCGCGGTCCCGGTCGCGGACTACGTCACGGCGTACCACGACGAGATGGAGGCCCTCAAGGCGATGGACCGCACCCTGCTGGGCGGGAGTCCGGAAGAGGTGCCCGAGCGGTTCGAGGCCTCGTCGCCCCTGACGTACGTCGACGCCGTGCGGGCGCCCGTCTACATCTCGGCGGGCGTCAACGACCCGCGCTGCCCGATCCGCCAGGTGGAGAACTACGTCGACCGGCTGAAGGGCCGCGACGCCGTGCACGAGGTCTACCGGTACGACGCGGGCCACGGCTCGCTCGTCGTGGAGGAGCGGATCAAGCAGGTCCGTCTGGAGCTCGACTTCGCGCGCCGCCACTTGGGAGACGCGTGGGGCGGCGCGTAG
- a CDS encoding class I SAM-dependent methyltransferase, which translates to MPVPIPADWREANRAMWDERVPIHADSDFYDLDSFRAGKDALRDFELAEVGDVTGRTLLHLQCHIGVDTLSWARHGAAQVVGLDFSEPAVETARGLARELGLGPDRAAFVAADVHDAAEAVPDSSYDIVYTGIGALNWLPDIDRWAETAASLVAPGGFLYLAEFHPLTDCLDDETGSTVVHDYFSRDAWVDETPGTYADFDAPTVHNRSVEWQHPVGSVVSALAAAGLRIEFLHEHDASLFARFPVLERRSDGFYRFPAERPRIPLMYSIKATRPEEPGRGR; encoded by the coding sequence ATGCCTGTTCCGATACCTGCCGACTGGCGCGAGGCCAACCGCGCGATGTGGGATGAGCGTGTGCCCATCCACGCCGACAGCGACTTCTACGACCTCGACTCCTTCCGCGCGGGCAAGGACGCCCTGCGGGACTTCGAGCTGGCGGAGGTCGGGGACGTGACCGGCCGGACGCTGCTGCACCTGCAGTGCCACATCGGGGTCGACACCCTTTCCTGGGCCCGGCACGGCGCCGCGCAGGTCGTCGGCCTCGACTTCTCCGAACCGGCCGTCGAGACCGCCCGTGGGCTCGCCCGTGAGCTGGGCCTGGGCCCGGACCGGGCGGCGTTCGTCGCCGCTGACGTCCACGACGCGGCCGAGGCGGTGCCGGACTCCTCGTACGACATCGTCTACACGGGCATCGGTGCGCTGAACTGGCTGCCCGACATCGACCGCTGGGCCGAGACGGCGGCCTCGCTCGTCGCGCCCGGCGGGTTCCTCTACCTGGCGGAGTTCCATCCGCTCACCGACTGCCTCGACGACGAGACCGGTTCGACCGTCGTGCACGACTACTTCAGCCGCGACGCGTGGGTGGACGAGACGCCGGGCACGTACGCGGACTTCGACGCGCCGACTGTCCACAACCGCAGCGTCGAGTGGCAGCACCCGGTGGGGAGTGTGGTCTCCGCGCTGGCCGCGGCCGGTCTGCGGATCGAGTTCCTGCATGAGCACGACGCCTCGCTCTTCGCCCGCTTCCCGGTGCTGGAGCGCCGTTCGGACGGCTTCTACCGCTTCCCGGCGGAGCGGCCGCGGATTCCGCTGATGTACTCGATCAAGGCGACCCGGCCGGAGGAGCCGGGCAGGGGCCGGTAG
- a CDS encoding DUF5063 domain-containing protein encodes MSDATLNTVTQDPDDFAVQIADQIKTFIVAVTEVSMVEEPEEAVPVLLLQVSQLLLAGGRLGAYEDILPDERYEPDLGAEPDADGLRERFAALLAPIDVYSEVFDPYEPRKAPVPARISDDLADLVTDLRHGLAHYEEDRTTEALWWWQFSYFSNWGSTASAALRALQSLIAHIRLNQPLQELDGLDTDQDAGDDDLAEEAGRVMVEEIAGPLGLRPVK; translated from the coding sequence ATGTCTGACGCCACGCTGAACACTGTCACGCAGGACCCCGACGACTTCGCGGTTCAGATCGCCGACCAGATCAAGACGTTCATCGTCGCGGTCACCGAGGTGTCTATGGTCGAGGAGCCGGAGGAGGCCGTCCCGGTCCTGCTCCTCCAGGTCTCCCAGCTCCTGCTGGCCGGCGGCCGGCTGGGCGCGTACGAGGACATCCTTCCCGACGAGCGCTACGAGCCGGACCTGGGCGCCGAGCCGGACGCGGACGGCCTGCGCGAGCGGTTCGCGGCCCTGCTGGCGCCGATCGATGTCTACTCCGAGGTCTTCGACCCGTACGAGCCCCGCAAGGCCCCGGTCCCGGCCCGCATCTCCGACGACCTGGCCGACCTGGTCACGGACCTGCGCCACGGCCTGGCCCACTACGAGGAGGACCGCACCACGGAGGCCCTGTGGTGGTGGCAGTTCTCCTACTTCTCCAACTGGGGCTCCACCGCCTCCGCCGCCCTGCGCGCACTCCAGTCCCTGATCGCCCACATCCGGCTGAACCAGCCCCTCCAGGAGCTCGACGGCCTGGACACCGACCAGGACGCGGGCGACGACGACCTGGCCGAGGAGGCGGGCCGCGTCATGGTCGAGGAGATCGCGGGCCCGCTGGGGCTGCGTCCGGTGAAGTAG
- a CDS encoding GNAT family N-acetyltransferase, translating into MIQGELVRLRALRADDAEHHLRWRNDPEVVHWATGGDPIFGPVTAEAVGLAFDTMLRLMPRDSAVLTVEDLGNGAVIGMVDYRDLDPFAGLVTVGVTIGSRDHWGGGYGSEALKLLVGHLFGAFGLHRIELDTWSGNERAVRAFTKAGFREEGRRRETVLVEGKRYDTVLFGMLREEWAGSVAQGSGPREVRGAAR; encoded by the coding sequence ATGATTCAGGGCGAGCTGGTACGGCTCCGCGCGCTGCGCGCGGACGACGCGGAACATCATCTCCGGTGGCGCAACGACCCGGAGGTGGTGCACTGGGCCACGGGTGGCGACCCGATATTCGGTCCGGTCACGGCGGAGGCCGTCGGGCTCGCCTTCGACACGATGCTGCGGTTGATGCCGAGGGACTCGGCGGTCCTCACGGTCGAGGACCTCGGCAACGGCGCGGTGATCGGGATGGTGGACTACCGGGACCTGGACCCGTTCGCCGGGCTGGTCACGGTGGGCGTGACCATCGGCAGCCGGGACCACTGGGGCGGCGGGTACGGCTCGGAGGCGTTGAAGCTGCTGGTGGGGCACCTGTTCGGGGCGTTCGGGCTGCACCGGATCGAGCTCGACACCTGGAGCGGCAACGAGCGGGCCGTCCGTGCCTTCACCAAGGCGGGATTCCGCGAGGAGGGCCGGCGCCGGGAGACCGTACTGGTGGAGGGCAAGCGGTACGACACCGTGCTGTTCGGGATGTTGCGCGAGGAGTGGGCGGGTTCGGTCGCGCAGGGTTCGGGCCCACGAGAGGTGCGGGGAGCCGCCCGATAG
- a CDS encoding YbaB/EbfC family nucleoid-associated protein codes for MIPGGGQPNMQQLLQQAQKMQQDLAEAQEELGRTEVEGQAGGGLVKATVTGSGELRGLVIDPKAVDPEDTETLADLVVAAVQAANENAQQLQQQKLGPLAQGLGGMPGLPF; via the coding sequence GTGATTCCCGGTGGTGGTCAGCCCAACATGCAGCAGTTGCTGCAGCAGGCTCAGAAGATGCAGCAGGACCTCGCGGAGGCGCAGGAGGAGCTGGGCAGGACCGAGGTCGAGGGTCAGGCCGGCGGCGGCCTGGTGAAGGCGACGGTCACCGGCTCCGGCGAGCTGCGCGGCCTGGTGATCGACCCGAAGGCGGTGGACCCGGAGGACACCGAGACGCTCGCGGACCTCGTCGTGGCGGCGGTCCAGGCGGCGAACGAGAACGCCCAGCAGCTCCAGCAGCAGAAGCTGGGCCCGCTGGCCCAGGGCCTGGGCGGCATGCCAGGCCTCCCCTTCTGA
- a CDS encoding aspartate kinase, which yields MGLVVQKYGGSSVADAEGIKRVAKRVVDAKKNGNQVVVVVSAMGDTTDELIDLAEQVSPMPAGREFDMLLTAGERISMALLAMAIKNLGHEAQSFTGSQAGVITDSVHNKARIIDVTPGRIRTSIDEGNIAIVAGFQGVSQEGKNITTLGRGGSDTTAVALAAALDAEVCEIYTDVDGVFTADPRVVKKARKIDWISFEDMLELAASGSKVLLHRCVEYARRYNIPIHVRSSFSGLRGTWVSNEPQGDQQVEHAIISGVAHDVSEAKVTVVGVPDKPGEAAAIFRAIADAEINMDMVVQNVSAASTGLTDITFTLPKAEGRKAIDALERSRAGIGFESLRYDDQIAKISLVGAGMKTNPGVTAGFFEALSDVGVNIELISTSEIRISVVTRADDVNEAVRAVHTAFGLDSDSDEAVVYGGTGR from the coding sequence GTGGGCCTTGTCGTGCAGAAGTACGGAGGCTCCTCCGTAGCCGATGCCGAAGGCATCAAGCGGGTCGCCAAGCGAGTAGTCGACGCCAAGAAGAACGGCAACCAGGTGGTTGTCGTGGTGTCAGCGATGGGCGACACGACGGACGAGCTGATCGATCTCGCCGAGCAGGTATCTCCGATGCCGGCCGGGCGTGAGTTCGACATGCTGCTGACCGCCGGAGAGCGGATCTCCATGGCCCTGTTGGCGATGGCGATCAAAAACCTGGGCCACGAGGCCCAGTCGTTCACGGGCAGCCAGGCCGGTGTCATCACCGACTCGGTCCACAACAAAGCGCGCATCATCGATGTCACGCCGGGCCGCATCCGGACCTCGATCGACGAGGGCAACATCGCCATCGTCGCCGGGTTCCAGGGCGTCAGCCAGGAGGGCAAGAACATCACGACCCTCGGCCGCGGCGGTTCGGACACCACCGCGGTGGCGCTCGCGGCGGCGCTGGACGCCGAGGTCTGTGAGATCTACACCGATGTGGACGGTGTCTTCACCGCCGACCCGCGGGTCGTGAAGAAGGCCCGGAAGATCGACTGGATCTCCTTCGAGGACATGCTGGAACTGGCCGCGTCCGGTTCCAAGGTGCTGCTGCACCGCTGTGTGGAGTATGCACGCCGCTACAACATTCCGATCCACGTCCGTTCGTCCTTCTCGGGGCTGCGCGGGACCTGGGTCAGCAACGAGCCGCAAGGGGACCAGCAGGTGGAGCACGCCATCATCTCCGGAGTCGCCCATGACGTCTCCGAGGCCAAGGTCACGGTCGTCGGCGTGCCCGACAAGCCGGGCGAGGCCGCAGCGATCTTCCGCGCCATCGCGGACGCCGAGATCAACATGGACATGGTGGTGCAGAACGTCTCCGCCGCGTCGACCGGTCTGACCGACATCACCTTCACGCTCCCCAAGGCGGAGGGCCGCAAGGCCATCGACGCCCTGGAGCGCAGCAGGGCCGGCATCGGCTTCGAGTCGCTGCGCTACGACGACCAGATCGCCAAGATCTCCCTGGTCGGCGCGGGCATGAAGACCAATCCGGGCGTCACCGCGGGCTTCTTCGAGGCGCTGTCCGACGTCGGTGTGAACATCGAGCTGATCTCGACATCCGAGATCCGCATCTCGGTCGTCACCCGCGCCGACGACGTCAACGAGGCCGTGCGCGCCGTGCACACCGCCTTCGGCCTCGACAGCGACTCCGACGAGGCAGTCGTGTACGGGGGCACCGGCCGATGA
- the recR gene encoding recombination mediator RecR: MYEGVVQDLIDELGRLPGVGPKSAQRIAFHILQAEPTDVRRLAHALLEVKDKVRFCAVCGNVAQQEECGICRDPRRDRTVICVVEEPKDVVAIERTREFRGRYHVLGGAISPIEGVGPDDLRIRELLARLADGSITELILATDPNLEGEATATYLARMVKPMGLRVTRLASGLPVGGDLEYADEVTLGRAFEGRRLLDV; encoded by the coding sequence TTGTACGAAGGCGTGGTTCAGGACCTCATCGACGAGTTGGGCAGGCTGCCCGGCGTCGGTCCCAAGAGCGCGCAGCGGATCGCCTTCCACATCCTGCAGGCCGAGCCCACGGATGTGCGCCGTCTCGCCCATGCGCTGCTGGAGGTCAAGGACAAGGTCCGCTTCTGCGCGGTCTGCGGCAACGTGGCCCAGCAGGAGGAGTGCGGGATCTGCCGCGACCCGCGCCGCGACCGGACGGTCATCTGCGTGGTCGAGGAGCCGAAGGACGTCGTGGCGATCGAGCGGACCCGTGAGTTCCGGGGCCGCTACCACGTCCTGGGCGGGGCGATCAGCCCCATCGAGGGCGTCGGGCCGGACGATCTGCGCATCCGCGAGCTGCTGGCCCGTCTCGCCGACGGCTCCATCACCGAACTGATCCTGGCGACCGACCCCAACCTGGAGGGCGAGGCCACCGCGACGTACCTGGCGCGGATGGTCAAGCCGATGGGTCTGCGCGTCACCCGGCTGGCCAGCGGCCTGCCGGTGGGCGGCGACCTGGAGTACGCGGACGAGGTCACCCTCGGCCGCGCCTTCGAGGGGAGGCGTCTGCTCGATGTCTGA
- a CDS encoding aspartate-semialdehyde dehydrogenase, translated as MTARRPSLAVVGATGAIGGVMLQILTEHADVWGEVKLIASPRLVGRKLVVRGEEVEVLGLTEDVFDDVDVALFLVPDEVSARWAPIAASKGAVVIDDSAAFRMDDDVPLVVPEINPHAVRIRPRGIVASPSCTTLSLIVAVGALHAEFGLRELVVSSYQAVSGAGRDGVAVLREQLSMVAGTELGTKPGDVRRMVGDTDEGPFAAPVALNVVPWAGTDAGDGWSSEELAIRDECRKILDLPALRVSATCVYVPVIATHSMSVHARFENEVAVDRAHEILATAPGVVLYDNPGAGDFPTPSDVVGTDPTWVGRVRRSLDDPRALELFLCGDNLRKGAALNVAQIAEAVASEFPRS; from the coding sequence ATGACCGCACGCCGCCCTTCGCTCGCGGTCGTCGGCGCGACCGGGGCGATCGGCGGCGTCATGCTCCAGATCCTCACGGAACACGCGGATGTCTGGGGCGAGGTGAAACTGATCGCCTCACCGCGTCTGGTCGGCCGCAAGCTGGTCGTGCGCGGTGAGGAGGTCGAGGTCCTCGGACTCACCGAGGACGTCTTCGACGACGTCGACGTGGCGCTCTTCCTGGTGCCCGACGAGGTCTCCGCGCGCTGGGCGCCGATCGCCGCGTCCAAGGGCGCCGTCGTCATCGACGACTCCGCCGCCTTCCGGATGGACGACGACGTCCCGCTCGTCGTCCCCGAGATCAACCCCCATGCCGTACGGATCAGGCCGCGCGGCATCGTCGCGAGCCCGAGCTGCACGACGCTGTCGCTGATCGTCGCGGTCGGCGCCCTGCACGCCGAGTTCGGGCTGCGGGAGCTCGTCGTCTCCTCCTACCAGGCGGTGAGCGGGGCGGGGCGCGACGGCGTCGCCGTGCTGCGTGAGCAGCTGTCGATGGTGGCCGGCACCGAACTCGGTACGAAGCCGGGCGACGTGCGCCGGATGGTGGGCGACACGGACGAAGGCCCGTTCGCCGCACCCGTCGCTCTCAACGTCGTGCCGTGGGCCGGTACGGACGCGGGCGACGGCTGGTCGTCCGAGGAGCTGGCGATCCGCGACGAGTGCCGCAAGATCCTTGATCTGCCCGCGCTGAGGGTCTCGGCGACCTGTGTCTACGTACCCGTGATCGCCACGCACTCGATGTCCGTGCACGCCCGCTTCGAGAACGAGGTCGCGGTCGACCGGGCCCACGAGATCCTGGCCACCGCACCGGGCGTCGTGCTGTACGACAACCCGGGAGCCGGAGATTTCCCCACCCCGTCCGATGTGGTGGGCACCGACCCGACCTGGGTCGGCCGGGTCCGTCGTTCACTGGACGACCCCAGGGCGCTGGAGCTCTTTCTCTGCGGCGACAACCTCCGCAAGGGGGCCGCGCTGAACGTGGCGCAGATCGCCGAAGCGGTGGCTTCCGAATTTCCTCGGTCCTGA
- a CDS encoding LamG domain-containing protein → MLSVGVAVVLAAPNAAVAADNLPPLQPVAADLTTGSKPCAAGVDRPYVPGAPRVAAVLSDPVEDDFVTGEFEAWWTDGDGVEQRRSYHPSTLLPSGSTVRWQLPSDLPASTVISWRVRADDGEAVSPWSAADASGAACEFVIDDVSPEKPTVTSAEYPEDVFWSDGVGVYGTFHFDSPSDDVVSYTYGFVGGPYGTVQADGPDGSAEIRFMPTSRAPGSLEVSANDRSGRRSSTTYYHFYVQAGRSPVGQWTLADPAGSTSATPTAGTAARAGTGVTFGGPVPSGTSLTSTATLDGTGHGFLTPAAQVVDPGKTFAVGGWVRPAALDHDMTLASQDAGTAPGFTLGARTGDAEPVWSFGIGGTRVSGGRPEAGEWAYVLGLYDAETGLAHLYVNGQEAGTATEAAPSTVTGDFQIGRARGKAGYRDRWQGEIGDVRTYDRVVVPAEAAELALRTPQERGHWSLETASDGLSPELHGGEPLKLAAGASVYNLPADACDPIADPECVPPTYPLVDSGQLDLDGAGGYAATDSPVVDTGDSFTIGAVVQFADQEPTRPMTVLSQGGEHGDAFKVRYVPSALRFELVMSHADAQGADETVAGIMALADDGGSGGHRIAVVHDAAFDRITLYVDGQPSEGVEFRSSWTSTGGLQVGRGHTADGWGEYLHGSVDEVQAFSGALGETAVHQLGHGAEPCLTC, encoded by the coding sequence GTGCTGTCGGTCGGTGTGGCCGTCGTGCTGGCGGCGCCGAACGCGGCCGTGGCGGCGGACAATCTGCCGCCGCTCCAGCCGGTTGCCGCGGATCTGACGACGGGTTCGAAGCCGTGTGCCGCGGGAGTCGACCGGCCGTACGTGCCGGGGGCCCCGCGGGTGGCCGCGGTGCTGTCGGATCCGGTGGAGGATGACTTCGTCACCGGGGAGTTCGAGGCGTGGTGGACGGACGGGGACGGCGTCGAGCAGCGCCGGAGCTACCACCCCTCGACGCTGCTGCCGTCCGGTTCCACTGTGAGGTGGCAGCTTCCCTCGGACCTCCCGGCGTCGACGGTCATCTCATGGCGGGTGCGGGCCGATGACGGCGAGGCCGTTTCGCCGTGGAGCGCGGCCGATGCCAGTGGCGCAGCCTGCGAGTTCGTGATCGACGATGTGAGTCCGGAGAAGCCCACGGTCACTTCGGCCGAATACCCGGAGGACGTCTTCTGGTCGGACGGTGTCGGGGTCTACGGGACGTTCCACTTCGATTCTCCGTCGGACGACGTCGTCAGCTACACGTACGGCTTCGTCGGGGGTCCGTACGGGACGGTGCAGGCGGACGGGCCGGACGGTTCCGCGGAGATCCGCTTCATGCCGACGTCGAGAGCACCGGGCAGCCTTGAGGTCTCCGCGAACGACCGTTCAGGCCGTCGCAGTTCGACTACCTACTACCATTTCTACGTCCAGGCGGGCCGCTCCCCGGTCGGGCAGTGGACACTGGCCGACCCCGCGGGTTCCACGTCCGCCACACCCACGGCGGGGACCGCGGCCCGTGCCGGCACGGGAGTCACGTTCGGAGGCCCAGTGCCCTCGGGCACCTCGCTGACGTCCACGGCGACGCTCGACGGGACGGGACACGGCTTCCTGACGCCCGCCGCGCAGGTCGTCGACCCCGGGAAGACCTTCGCGGTCGGCGGCTGGGTACGGCCTGCGGCGCTGGACCACGACATGACGCTCGCCAGCCAGGACGCGGGCACCGCGCCCGGTTTCACGCTCGGAGCCCGTACCGGCGACGCTGAGCCGGTCTGGTCGTTCGGCATCGGCGGTACGCGCGTCAGCGGCGGCCGTCCCGAGGCCGGCGAGTGGGCCTATGTGCTCGGCCTGTACGACGCCGAGACGGGGCTGGCGCATCTGTACGTGAACGGCCAGGAGGCGGGCACCGCCACCGAGGCCGCACCCTCGACGGTCACCGGTGACTTCCAGATCGGCCGCGCACGCGGCAAGGCCGGCTATCGGGACCGCTGGCAGGGCGAGATCGGCGACGTCCGGACATACGACCGGGTCGTGGTCCCCGCCGAGGCCGCGGAGCTGGCCCTCCGCACCCCGCAGGAGCGGGGTCACTGGTCCCTGGAGACCGCGTCCGACGGTCTCAGCCCGGAGCTGCACGGTGGCGAGCCGCTGAAGCTCGCGGCCGGCGCTTCGGTCTACAACCTGCCTGCCGACGCGTGTGACCCGATTGCCGACCCGGAATGCGTGCCGCCCACCTATCCACTCGTCGATTCCGGGCAGCTGGATCTCGACGGGGCCGGCGGGTATGCCGCCACGGACAGCCCGGTCGTCGACACCGGTGACAGTTTCACCATCGGTGCGGTGGTCCAGTTCGCGGACCAGGAGCCCACTCGTCCTATGACGGTGCTCTCGCAGGGCGGGGAGCACGGTGACGCGTTCAAGGTGCGGTACGTGCCCTCTGCGCTGAGGTTCGAGCTTGTGATGAGCCATGCGGATGCGCAGGGAGCCGACGAGACGGTCGCCGGCATCATGGCGCTGGCGGACGACGGCGGATCGGGGGGACACCGCATCGCGGTCGTCCACGACGCCGCATTCGACCGGATCACGCTGTACGTGGACGGCCAGCCGAGTGAGGGCGTGGAATTCCGTTCGTCCTGGACGAGCACCGGCGGCCTCCAGGTGGGGCGCGGCCACACGGCTGACGGCTGGGGCGAGTACCTGCACGGATCGGTCGACGAGGTGCAGGCCTTCTCCGGGGCGCTGGGCGAGACCGCCGTCCACCAGCTCGGGCACGGCGCGGAGCCCTGCCTCACCTGCTGA